One region of Roseovarius faecimaris genomic DNA includes:
- the secA gene encoding preprotein translocase subunit SecA gives MLGFGAVTKKIFGTPNDRKVKATRPLVEKINALEPEFEALSDEGLIEKTAEFKARVSNGESLESLLPEAFANCREGARRALGLRAFDVQLMGGIFLHEGNISEMKTGEGKTLVATFPAYLNALTGRGVHIVTVNDYLARRDADWMGKVYGALGMSCGVVYPQQAEDEKKAAYSADITYATNNELGFDYLRDNMKSSLEEMNQRDHYFAIVDEVDSILIDEARTPLIISGPAQDRSDLYITIDKLIPELTEEHYSIDEKNRSVSYTDEGNEFLEALLKKHGILEEDASLYDPESTTIVHHVNQGLRAHTLFARDKEYIVRGDEVVLIDEFTGRMMAGRRLSEGLHQAIEAKEGVSIRPENVTLAQVTFQNYFRLYEKLAGMTGTAATEADEFREIYGLGVVEVPTNKPIARVDDDDAVFRTAKEKYDEVITVIREAHEKGQPTLVGTTSIEKSEMLSKMLTEAKIKHNVLNARQHEQEAQIVADAGRLGAVTIATNMAGRGTDIKLGGNVEFKIMEAIAADPEGDPETIRERIEAEHEADEQAVKDAGGLFVLATERHESRRIDNQLRGRSGRQGDPGRSAFFLSLDDDLMRIFGSERLEKVLSTLGMKEGEAIIHPWVNKSLERAQAKVEGRNFDIRKQLLKFDDVMNDQRKVIFKQRLDIMKAEDLSDIVQDMRGEVIDDLIDTYMPPKTYADQWDTEGLHKAVIEQFNMDVPVIDWANEEGVDDDEIADRLDSAAEQMMTEKAEAFGPENMRMIEKQVLLQTIDGKWREHLLRLEHLRSVVGFRGYAQRDPLNEYKNEAFQLFENMLDSLRQEVTQKLAQIRPMTQEEQDALMRQMQEQQAAMQKAAEPPEPVGNPENAREGFVEDDPSTWGDPGRNEQCPCGSGKKFKHCHGRLV, from the coding sequence ATGCTGGGATTTGGAGCGGTCACCAAGAAGATTTTCGGGACCCCGAATGACCGAAAAGTCAAAGCGACGCGACCGCTTGTCGAGAAGATCAACGCGCTGGAGCCCGAGTTTGAGGCGCTCTCGGATGAGGGGTTGATCGAGAAGACCGCCGAGTTCAAAGCGCGGGTCTCGAACGGTGAAAGCCTCGAGTCGCTTTTGCCCGAAGCCTTCGCCAACTGCCGCGAAGGGGCGCGCCGGGCGCTGGGCCTGCGGGCCTTCGACGTGCAGCTCATGGGCGGTATTTTTCTGCATGAGGGCAACATCTCGGAAATGAAGACCGGCGAGGGCAAAACCCTTGTCGCCACTTTCCCGGCCTATCTCAATGCGCTGACCGGGCGCGGTGTGCACATCGTGACGGTGAACGATTATCTGGCCCGCCGCGATGCCGACTGGATGGGCAAGGTTTATGGTGCGCTCGGGATGAGCTGTGGCGTGGTCTATCCGCAGCAGGCCGAGGATGAAAAGAAAGCGGCCTATTCCGCCGATATCACCTATGCCACCAACAACGAGCTGGGCTTTGATTATCTGCGCGATAACATGAAATCCTCGCTGGAAGAGATGAACCAGCGCGATCACTACTTCGCGATTGTCGACGAGGTGGACAGCATCCTGATCGACGAGGCGCGGACGCCGCTGATCATCTCCGGCCCGGCGCAGGACCGCAGCGACCTGTATATTACAATCGACAAGCTGATCCCGGAGCTTACGGAAGAGCATTACTCGATCGACGAGAAGAACCGGAGTGTGAGCTACACCGACGAGGGCAACGAGTTCCTCGAAGCGCTGCTCAAGAAGCATGGCATTCTGGAAGAAGATGCCTCGCTTTATGATCCGGAAAGCACGACCATCGTGCACCATGTCAATCAGGGTCTGCGCGCGCACACGCTATTTGCCCGTGACAAGGAATATATCGTGCGCGGTGACGAGGTGGTGCTGATTGACGAATTTACCGGCCGGATGATGGCCGGACGGCGCCTGTCCGAAGGTCTGCATCAGGCGATCGAAGCCAAGGAAGGCGTGAGCATCCGGCCCGAGAACGTGACGCTGGCTCAGGTGACGTTCCAGAACTATTTCCGCCTTTACGAGAAACTGGCGGGCATGACCGGCACGGCCGCCACCGAGGCCGACGAATTTCGCGAGATTTATGGGCTGGGCGTGGTTGAGGTTCCGACCAACAAACCGATTGCCCGTGTGGATGACGATGACGCCGTGTTCCGCACCGCGAAAGAGAAGTATGACGAGGTGATCACCGTGATCCGCGAGGCCCATGAAAAGGGTCAGCCGACGCTGGTGGGTACCACCTCGATCGAGAAATCTGAAATGCTCAGCAAGATGCTGACCGAGGCCAAGATCAAGCACAACGTGCTGAACGCGCGGCAACACGAGCAGGAGGCGCAGATTGTGGCCGATGCGGGCCGCTTGGGTGCCGTGACGATTGCGACGAACATGGCCGGGCGCGGGACCGACATCAAGCTGGGCGGGAATGTCGAGTTCAAGATCATGGAAGCCATCGCTGCCGACCCCGAGGGCGACCCCGAGACGATCCGGGAACGCATCGAGGCCGAGCATGAGGCCGATGAGCAGGCGGTGAAGGATGCAGGCGGCCTGTTTGTTCTGGCCACGGAACGGCACGAAAGCCGACGGATCGACAACCAGCTGCGCGGCCGCTCGGGCCGTCAGGGGGACCCGGGACGTTCGGCGTTCTTCCTGAGCCTCGACGATGACCTGATGCGCATCTTCGGCTCGGAACGGCTGGAAAAGGTGCTGTCGACGCTGGGCATGAAGGAAGGCGAGGCGATCATTCACCCCTGGGTGAACAAATCGCTGGAGCGCGCGCAGGCCAAGGTGGAAGGGCGCAACTTCGACATCCGCAAGCAGCTTCTGAAGTTTGACGACGTGATGAACGATCAGCGTAAGGTGATCTTCAAGCAGCGGCTCGACATCATGAAGGCCGAAGATCTGTCGGATATCGTGCAGGACATGCGCGGCGAGGTGATCGACGATCTGATCGACACGTATATGCCGCCGAAAACCTATGCCGATCAATGGGATACCGAAGGGCTGCATAAGGCGGTGATCGAGCAGTTCAATATGGACGTGCCGGTAATCGACTGGGCGAATGAGGAAGGCGTGGACGATGACGAGATCGCGGATCGCCTGGATTCTGCCGCTGAACAGATGATGACCGAGAAGGCCGAGGCGTTCGGCCCCGAGAACATGCGGATGATCGAAAAGCAGGTGCTTTTGCAGACGATCGACGGCAAGTGGCGCGAGCACCTTCTGCGTCTGGAGCATCTTCGCTCGGTCGTCGGCTTCCGTGGCTATGCGCAGCGTGATCCTCTGAACGAATACAAGAACGAGGCCTTCCAGCTTTTCGAAAACATGCTGGACAGTCTACGCCAGGAAGTGACCCAGAAGCTGGCCCAGATCCGGCCGATGACGCAGGAAGAGCAAGACGCCCTGATGCGGCAGATGCAGGAACAGCAGGCTGCGATGCAGAAGGCCGCCGAGCCGCCTGAGCCTGTGGGCAATCCCGAGAACG
- the mutT gene encoding 8-oxo-dGTP diphosphatase MutT, translating to MKTVLVSAVALIDIDGRILLTQRPEGKSMAGLWEFPGGKVEPGETPEHALIRELHEELGIETWGSCLAPLTFASHSYEDFHLLMPLFACRKWEGTPRGREGQALKWVHARNLRDYPMPPADIPLIPILRDWL from the coding sequence ATGAAAACCGTGCTGGTCTCTGCCGTGGCGCTCATCGACATCGACGGGCGCATCCTTCTTACGCAGCGGCCCGAGGGCAAGTCCATGGCCGGGCTGTGGGAATTCCCCGGCGGCAAGGTCGAACCGGGAGAGACGCCCGAACACGCGCTTATCCGCGAACTGCACGAGGAACTGGGGATTGAAACATGGGGGTCCTGTCTTGCCCCGCTGACCTTCGCCAGCCACAGCTATGAGGATTTTCACCTGCTGATGCCGCTCTTTGCCTGCCGAAAATGGGAGGGCACCCCACGGGGCCGCGAAGGCCAGGCGCTCAAATGGGTCCATGCCCGCAACCTGCGTGACTATCCGATGCCGCCCGCCGATATCCCTCTCATCCCAATTCTTCGTGACTGGCTCTAG
- a CDS encoding RNA-binding protein yields MGRAGQPKDRQDGPERKCIATGEVRPASGLIRFVVGPDGQVVPDLAGKLPGRGIWVCSTPEALTKAAGKGLFARAARQPVTVPDDLAALVEAQLSRRVIDLISLARKGGNAVAGYEKVKSWLQMEEARVLIQASDGSERGKSKLSTPYGGKFIGWLTADELGRAFGKQTTIHAALGAGGLSQRVVEEAARLKAFRVSDGEKTRRKGSRTE; encoded by the coding sequence ATGGGTCGCGCTGGGCAACCCAAAGACCGCCAAGACGGTCCCGAGCGTAAATGCATCGCCACGGGTGAGGTGCGGCCTGCATCCGGGTTGATCCGTTTTGTGGTGGGGCCCGACGGGCAGGTAGTGCCGGACCTGGCGGGCAAGCTGCCGGGGCGCGGGATCTGGGTGTGTTCCACACCCGAGGCGCTGACCAAGGCGGCGGGCAAGGGGCTTTTCGCCCGTGCGGCGCGACAGCCGGTCACAGTGCCCGACGATCTGGCCGCCCTTGTGGAGGCGCAGCTATCGCGCCGGGTGATCGACCTGATCAGCCTCGCGCGCAAGGGCGGCAATGCCGTGGCGGGCTATGAGAAGGTCAAGTCCTGGCTCCAGATGGAGGAGGCGCGGGTGCTGATCCAGGCCTCTGACGGGTCGGAGCGGGGCAAATCGAAACTGAGCACGCCCTATGGCGGCAAATTCATAGGCTGGCTGACAGCGGACGAGCTGGGCCGGGCCTTTGGGAAACAGACCACGATCCATGCGGCATTGGGTGCTGGAGGTTTGTCCCAACGTGTTGTAGAGGAGGCGGCAAGGCTGAAAGCCTTTCGCGTCTCGGACGGCGAAAAGACCCGCCGGAAAGGAAGTAGAACGGAATGA
- a CDS encoding peptidylprolyl isomerase has product MKFCLPLLTAVSLALAPIGAVAADETQALSPDTVLATVDGTEITLGHMLAVRSSLPPHYDQLDPTTLFDGILEQLVQQALLSQSLEGEPALQTRLTIENETRAIRAGAAIDAVMREEFTEDEIQAAYKSEYVDRGPDIEYRAAHILVETEEKAQSLIKALADGADFAALAQEHSTGPSGPNGGELGWFGKGVMVEPFFDAVTRLDVGGVSEPVQTQFGFHVITLLDTRSQDVPSLDDVREQLVNELRNEKFQNHVATLKSKAMIDQIEAGTIDPSVVNQTDLLEQ; this is encoded by the coding sequence ATGAAATTCTGCCTTCCGCTTCTGACAGCCGTCAGCCTTGCCCTTGCCCCCATCGGCGCCGTGGCTGCGGATGAAACTCAGGCGCTTTCGCCGGACACAGTGCTGGCGACGGTCGATGGCACAGAGATCACCCTGGGGCATATGCTGGCCGTGCGCAGCAGCCTGCCACCGCATTACGATCAGCTTGACCCGACAACCCTTTTTGACGGCATTCTGGAGCAGCTCGTACAGCAGGCGCTGCTGTCGCAATCGCTCGAAGGCGAACCCGCGCTCCAAACGCGCCTGACCATCGAAAACGAGACCCGCGCCATCCGCGCCGGGGCCGCGATCGATGCTGTGATGCGCGAAGAGTTCACCGAAGATGAAATCCAGGCCGCCTACAAAAGCGAATATGTCGATCGGGGCCCGGATATCGAGTATCGCGCTGCTCATATCCTCGTGGAAACCGAGGAAAAGGCGCAATCTCTGATCAAGGCGCTGGCCGACGGGGCCGATTTCGCAGCCCTGGCGCAAGAGCATTCAACCGGACCTTCGGGGCCCAATGGCGGAGAGCTCGGCTGGTTCGGCAAAGGGGTCATGGTGGAGCCATTCTTTGATGCCGTCACCAGATTGGACGTGGGTGGTGTGTCCGAGCCGGTTCAAACTCAGTTCGGTTTTCACGTCATCACCCTGCTGGACACACGTTCGCAGGATGTGCCCTCTCTCGACGACGTGCGCGAGCAGCTGGTCAATGAACTGCGCAACGAGAAATTCCAGAATCACGTTGCCACTCTGAAAAGCAAGGCCATGATCGACCAGATCGAAGCGGGCACGATTGACCCGTCGGTTGTCAACCAAACAGACCTTCTGGAGCAATAA
- the infB gene encoding translation initiation factor IF-2, translating into MSENDGKKTLGVRGGPRSGNVKQSFSHGRTKNVVVETKRKRVVVPKPGAATSGTPGGGKPKAPASDPSKRPAGISEAEMERRIKALQAAEERKAEEAAQREAEEKAREEERNRRRAEAEAKEREEKEIAERAKAKAEEEERKREEAEAAAAAAAAAAAAPAEDPAQARSAPAKQAPRKQDTAKDRDQTRGRGRDRDDGRRSGKLTLNQALSGGEGGRQKSLAAMKRKQERARQKALGGGQEREKVIRDVQLPETIVVSELANRMSERVADVVKALMTNGMMVTQNQSIDADTAELIIEEFGHKVTRVSDADVEDVIDTVEDKEEDLQPRPPVITIMGHVDHGKTSLLDAIRDAKVVAGEAGGITQHIGAYQVTTDSGHVLSFLDTPGHAAFTSMRARGAQVTDIVVLVVAADDAVMPQTIEAINHAKAAEVPMIVAINKIDKPDADPMKVRTDLLQHEVIVEAMSGEVQDVEVSAITGQGLDELLEAIALQAEILELKANPDRAAEGAVIEAQLDVGRGPVATVLVQKGTLRQGDIFVVGEQYGRVRALINDRGDRVQEAGPSVPVEVLGLNGTPEAGDVLNVVETEAQAREIAEYREKAAKEKRAAAGAATSLEQLMAQAKADENVAELPILVKADVQGSAEAIVQAMDKIGNDEVRVRVLHSGVGAITESDIGLAEASGAPVIGFNVRANAPARNSANQKGVEIRYYSVIYDLVDDVKAAASGLLSAEVRENFIGYATIKEVFKVTGVGKVAGCLVTEGVARRSAGVRLLRDDVVIHEGTLKTLKRFKDEVPEVQSGQECGMAFENYDDIRVGDVIEIFEREEVERQLD; encoded by the coding sequence ATGAGCGAGAACGACGGAAAGAAAACTCTGGGTGTGCGTGGCGGTCCCCGTTCGGGGAACGTGAAGCAGAGCTTCAGCCACGGGCGCACCAAGAACGTCGTGGTGGAAACCAAGCGGAAGCGCGTTGTCGTCCCGAAACCGGGAGCGGCCACTTCGGGCACGCCGGGTGGTGGAAAACCGAAGGCGCCCGCAAGCGATCCGTCCAAGCGCCCCGCCGGGATTTCCGAGGCGGAAATGGAGCGCCGGATCAAGGCGCTGCAGGCGGCTGAGGAACGCAAGGCAGAGGAAGCGGCACAGCGCGAGGCCGAAGAAAAGGCCCGTGAGGAAGAGCGCAACCGCCGCCGCGCCGAGGCCGAGGCCAAGGAACGCGAAGAAAAAGAGATTGCCGAACGGGCGAAAGCCAAGGCCGAGGAAGAAGAGCGCAAGCGCGAAGAGGCCGAAGCCGCTGCTGCGGCTGCTGCGGCCGCTGCTGCTGCACCCGCAGAAGATCCGGCACAAGCGCGCAGTGCCCCTGCCAAACAGGCCCCGCGCAAGCAGGACACCGCCAAGGACCGTGATCAAACGCGCGGTCGCGGCCGCGACCGTGACGATGGCCGTCGCTCTGGCAAGCTGACACTGAACCAGGCGCTCTCGGGCGGCGAAGGCGGGCGCCAGAAGTCGCTCGCTGCGATGAAACGCAAGCAGGAGCGTGCCCGGCAGAAAGCCCTCGGCGGCGGTCAGGAACGCGAAAAGGTGATCCGCGATGTGCAGCTGCCCGAGACGATCGTTGTCTCCGAGCTGGCCAACCGGATGTCGGAACGTGTGGCCGATGTGGTCAAGGCGCTGATGACCAACGGGATGATGGTCACGCAAAACCAGTCGATTGACGCCGACACTGCCGAGCTGATCATCGAAGAGTTTGGTCACAAGGTCACCCGTGTGTCGGATGCCGATGTTGAGGATGTGATCGACACGGTTGAAGACAAGGAAGAAGACCTGCAGCCGCGCCCGCCGGTGATCACCATCATGGGCCACGTGGACCACGGCAAGACCTCGCTTCTGGATGCGATTCGCGATGCCAAGGTCGTGGCAGGCGAAGCCGGGGGCATCACCCAGCATATCGGCGCCTATCAGGTCACGACCGACAGCGGCCATGTGCTGAGCTTCCTCGATACACCGGGCCACGCCGCGTTTACCTCGATGCGGGCACGCGGTGCACAGGTGACGGATATTGTTGTGCTGGTTGTGGCCGCCGATGACGCGGTGATGCCGCAGACCATCGAGGCGATCAACCACGCCAAGGCGGCCGAAGTGCCGATGATCGTGGCGATCAACAAGATCGACAAACCCGATGCAGACCCGATGAAGGTGCGCACCGATCTTCTGCAACACGAGGTCATCGTCGAGGCGATGTCAGGTGAAGTGCAGGATGTCGAGGTGTCGGCGATCACCGGGCAGGGCCTGGATGAGCTGCTTGAGGCCATCGCGCTGCAAGCCGAGATCCTGGAGCTGAAGGCCAACCCCGACCGCGCCGCCGAAGGCGCCGTGATCGAGGCGCAGCTGGACGTCGGCCGCGGCCCCGTGGCCACGGTTCTGGTGCAGAAAGGTACCCTGCGGCAAGGCGATATCTTTGTTGTGGGTGAACAGTATGGCCGCGTGCGCGCCCTGATCAACGACCGGGGCGACCGCGTGCAGGAAGCCGGACCGTCCGTGCCGGTTGAGGTCCTGGGCCTGAATGGCACGCCCGAAGCCGGCGATGTGCTGAACGTGGTCGAAACCGAAGCCCAGGCGCGTGAAATCGCTGAATACCGCGAGAAGGCCGCGAAAGAGAAGCGCGCCGCGGCAGGGGCTGCAACCTCGCTTGAGCAACTCATGGCGCAGGCCAAGGCAGATGAAAACGTCGCCGAGCTGCCCATCCTGGTCAAAGCTGATGTGCAGGGTTCTGCCGAAGCCATCGTTCAGGCGATGGACAAGATCGGCAACGATGAGGTGCGCGTGCGCGTTCTGCATTCGGGCGTGGGCGCCATCACCGAAAGCGATATCGGCCTGGCCGAAGCCTCGGGCGCGCCGGTGATCGGCTTCAACGTCCGGGCCAACGCGCCTGCGAGAAACTCGGCCAACCAGAAGGGCGTGGAGATCCGCTATTACTCGGTGATCTACGATCTGGTGGACGATGTGAAAGCGGCGGCCTCCGGTCTGCTCTCGGCCGAAGTGCGCGAGAACTTCATCGGCTATGCCACGATCAAAGAGGTCTTCAAGGTCACGGGCGTCGGCAAGGTGGCGGGCTGCCTTGTCACCGAAGGCGTGGCGCGGCGGTCGGCCGGTGTGCGTCTTCTGCGCGACGATGTGGTGATCCACGAAGGCACGCTGAAAACGCTGAAGCGCTTCAAGGACGAGGTGCCGGAGGTGCAGTCGGGTCAGGAATGCGGGATGGCGTTCGAGAATTACGACGACATCCGTGTTGGCGACGTGATCGAGATCTTCGAGCGCGAAGAGGTCGAGCGTCAGCTGGACTGA
- the argJ gene encoding bifunctional glutamate N-acetyltransferase/amino-acid acetyltransferase ArgJ, with protein sequence MGATPPRSPLAPAAFPDLPEIGGVSFATAEAGVRYKGREDVMLASLAPGTAIAGTFTRSSTRSAAVLDCQAKIGKPSDAGAAIIVNSGNANAFTGRNGAEAVRATTQAVAQALNLPETRVFSSSTGVIGEPLPHDRITAKLDELAKALSPSAMDRAARAIMTTDTFPKGAAAEVEIDGQVIHIAGIAKGSGMIAPDMATMLVYIFTDAMIDQQELQNMVSVLNAATFNCITVDSDTSTSDTLLVAATGASGLRVTEQSVGFMEGLRNVMLNLAHQVVRDGEGATKFVEVSVTGALSDEDARTHALSIANSPLVKTAIAGEDPNWGRVVMAIGKSGAPADRDTLSIRFGDILVAREGWVSPDYNEDIAAAYMKQQELAIHVDLGMGGGTARVWTCDLTHGYIEINADYRS encoded by the coding sequence ATGGGTGCCACCCCTCCCAGATCGCCGCTTGCGCCTGCGGCCTTTCCCGACCTGCCCGAAATCGGCGGGGTCAGCTTTGCCACCGCTGAGGCAGGTGTGCGCTATAAGGGTCGCGAAGATGTGATGCTGGCCAGTCTGGCACCGGGCACCGCCATCGCCGGGACATTCACACGGTCCTCGACCCGCTCGGCCGCGGTGCTTGATTGTCAGGCGAAGATCGGCAAACCGAGCGATGCGGGTGCCGCGATCATCGTGAATTCAGGCAACGCCAACGCCTTTACCGGTCGCAACGGGGCCGAGGCCGTGCGCGCCACGACACAAGCCGTCGCCCAAGCGCTGAACCTGCCCGAGACGCGTGTGTTCTCTTCGTCCACCGGGGTTATCGGGGAGCCGCTGCCGCATGACCGGATCACGGCAAAACTTGATGAACTGGCCAAAGCGCTTTCGCCCTCCGCCATGGACCGTGCCGCGCGCGCGATCATGACCACCGATACCTTCCCCAAGGGCGCTGCTGCCGAGGTTGAGATCGATGGCCAGGTGATCCACATTGCGGGCATCGCCAAGGGGTCGGGCATGATTGCGCCCGATATGGCAACGATGCTCGTCTATATCTTTACCGATGCGATGATCGACCAGCAGGAGTTGCAAAACATGGTTTCGGTGCTCAACGCCGCGACCTTCAATTGCATCACGGTCGACAGCGACACCTCGACCTCTGACACACTTCTTGTTGCGGCCACCGGGGCGTCCGGGCTGCGGGTGACCGAGCAGAGTGTCGGCTTCATGGAAGGGCTGCGCAATGTCATGCTCAACCTCGCGCATCAGGTGGTGCGCGACGGCGAAGGTGCGACGAAGTTTGTCGAAGTATCCGTTACCGGCGCGCTCAGCGATGAGGATGCGCGCACCCATGCGCTCTCCATCGCCAATTCGCCACTGGTCAAGACGGCCATCGCCGGAGAAGATCCGAACTGGGGCCGTGTTGTCATGGCCATCGGGAAATCCGGCGCGCCCGCCGATCGCGATACGCTCTCCATCCGCTTCGGCGATATCCTCGTGGCGCGCGAGGGATGGGTCAGCCCCGATTATAACGAGGACATCGCAGCCGCCTATATGAAACAACAGGAGCTCGCGATTCACGTGGATCTTGGCATGGGCGGCGGTACGGCGCGGGTGTGGACCTGTGACCTGACCCACGGCTATATCGAAATCAACGCCGACTACCGCTCATGA
- the rimP gene encoding ribosome maturation factor RimP translates to MTNDLIAKAAIDRRMAEIVTPVIEDMGYELVRIRLMGGKSTMLQIMADKPDGGIEVDDCAEISNAVSAVLDVEDPIADEYTLEVSSPGIDRPLTRLKDFDTYEGYEAKLETAELIDGRKRFKGELAGTDGDEVLINIEEGTIGLKFDWLVEAKLVLTDELIRDMLKARKDAGEISEEQFDEIQTITGSEED, encoded by the coding sequence ATGACCAACGACCTGATTGCCAAAGCAGCGATTGATCGCCGGATGGCCGAGATCGTCACCCCTGTCATCGAGGACATGGGGTATGAGCTGGTGCGCATCCGGCTGATGGGCGGCAAGAGTACGATGTTGCAGATCATGGCCGACAAGCCCGATGGCGGGATCGAGGTGGATGACTGCGCCGAGATCTCCAACGCGGTGAGCGCCGTTCTGGATGTGGAAGACCCGATTGCGGACGAATACACGCTTGAGGTCTCCAGCCCCGGCATTGACCGGCCGCTGACCCGGCTGAAGGATTTCGACACCTATGAGGGCTACGAGGCCAAGCTGGAAACCGCCGAGCTGATCGACGGGCGCAAGCGCTTCAAGGGCGAGCTGGCCGGCACCGATGGAGACGAGGTGCTGATCAATATCGAGGAAGGCACCATCGGGCTCAAGTTTGACTGGCTGGTCGAGGCCAAGCTGGTGCTGACCGATGAGCTGATCCGCGACATGCTGAAGGCGCGCAAGGATGCGGGCGAGATCAGCGAAGAGCAATTTGACGAAATTCAAACCATCACCGGTTCTGAGGAGGACTGA
- the nusA gene encoding transcription termination factor NusA, which yields MAITSANQLELLQTAEAVAREKMIDPALVVEAMEESLARAAKSRYGAEMDIRVSIDRKTGKATFTRVRTVVEDDELENYQAEFTVAQAKQYMDDPKVGDTFVEEVPPVEMGRIAAQSAKQVILQKVREAERDRQFEEFQDRAGTIINGVVKREEYGNVIVDVGRGEAILRRNEKIGRESYRPNDRIRCYIKDVRREARGPQIFLSRTAPEFMAELFKMEVPEIYDGIIEIKAVARDPGSRAKIAVISYDNSIDPVGACVGMRGSRVQAVVNELQGEKIDIIPWNEDAPTFLVNALQPAEVSKVVLDEEAERIEVVVPEDQLSLAIGRRGQNVRLASQLTGLDIDIMTEAEDSERRQKEFEERTKLFMEALDLDEFFAQLLVSEGFTTLEEVGYVELDELLVIDGVDEDTANELQARARDVLEAQAKEALDKARELGAEDSLIEFEGLTPQMVRALAEDGVKTLEDFATCADWELAGGWTTQDGERIKDDGILEPFDVTLEEAQDMVMTARVMLGWVDPDDLLPQDEGAEDGEASEEAEA from the coding sequence ATGGCAATCACATCCGCCAACCAGCTGGAGCTGTTGCAAACCGCCGAGGCCGTGGCCCGCGAAAAGATGATCGACCCCGCTCTGGTGGTCGAAGCGATGGAAGAGAGCCTCGCCCGTGCCGCCAAGAGCCGTTACGGGGCCGAGATGGATATCCGCGTCTCGATCGACCGCAAGACCGGCAAGGCGACTTTTACCCGCGTCCGCACCGTGGTCGAGGATGACGAGCTTGAGAATTATCAGGCCGAATTCACCGTGGCGCAGGCCAAGCAATATATGGACGACCCCAAGGTGGGCGACACGTTCGTGGAAGAGGTCCCGCCGGTGGAAATGGGCCGCATCGCCGCGCAGAGCGCAAAGCAGGTGATTCTGCAAAAGGTGCGCGAGGCCGAGCGTGACCGCCAGTTCGAAGAGTTCCAGGACCGTGCAGGCACCATCATCAACGGCGTCGTCAAGCGCGAGGAATACGGCAATGTCATCGTCGATGTGGGCCGTGGTGAAGCGATCCTGCGCCGGAACGAGAAGATCGGCCGCGAAAGCTATCGCCCGAATGACCGCATCCGCTGCTATATCAAGGATGTGCGCCGCGAGGCCCGCGGCCCGCAGATCTTCCTGAGCCGCACCGCGCCTGAATTCATGGCCGAGCTGTTCAAGATGGAAGTGCCGGAGATTTACGATGGCATCATCGAGATCAAGGCCGTCGCCCGTGATCCGGGCAGCCGTGCCAAGATCGCTGTGATCAGCTATGACAACTCGATTGATCCCGTGGGCGCCTGTGTGGGTATGCGCGGATCGCGCGTGCAGGCGGTCGTCAACGAGCTTCAGGGCGAGAAGATCGACATCATCCCGTGGAACGAGGATGCGCCGACCTTCCTGGTGAACGCGCTGCAACCTGCCGAGGTGAGCAAGGTGGTTCTGGATGAAGAAGCCGAGCGCATCGAGGTGGTGGTGCCCGAGGACCAGCTGTCGCTGGCCATCGGCCGCCGCGGTCAGAACGTGCGCCTGGCCAGCCAGCTGACCGGGCTTGATATCGACATCATGACCGAGGCCGAGGATTCGGAACGCCGTCAGAAGGAATTCGAAGAGCGCACCAAGCTGTTCATGGAAGCGCTCGATCTTGACGAGTTCTTTGCGCAGCTTCTGGTCTCAGAAGGATTCACCACGCTCGAAGAGGTGGGCTATGTCGAGCTTGACGAGCTTCTGGTGATCGACGGTGTGGACGAAGACACCGCCAATGAGCTGCAGGCTCGCGCCCGTGACGTGCTGGAAGCGCAAGCCAAGGAGGCGCTTGATAAGGCGCGTGAACTGGGAGCCGAAGACAGCCTTATTGAATTTGAAGGTCTGACACCCCAAATGGTGCGTGCACTGGCCGAAGATGGCGTGAAAACGCTTGAGGATTTCGCCACCTGCGCAGACTGGGAACTGGCCGGCGGCTGGACCACGCAGGATGGTGAGCGCATCAAGGATGACGGTATTCTGGAACCCTTCGACGTAACGCTTGAAGAAGCACAGGATATGGTTATGACCGCCCGTGTCATGCTTGGCTGGGTGGACCCCGATGACCTGCTGCCGCAGGACGAGGGTGCCGAAGACGGCGAAGCCTCAGAGGAGGCCGAGGCCTGA